In Rhinoraja longicauda isolate Sanriku21f chromosome 6, sRhiLon1.1, whole genome shotgun sequence, the following proteins share a genomic window:
- the LOC144594808 gene encoding olfactomedin-4-like isoform X3, giving the protein MFLEEMQNETARLKQFEAMQKQKLYHPLNFWPLRWDLKRLQSEIAKVQNVPLPNTKALQTISSELNNSYVSVLTLQQYDKHNLLNMKDRLKKIKNRLESFSVYGNVKIGNCSGGMLRNVTKPLIAQLNPYGSSYAYGAWGMDSMPGSPELYWVVALMSSNIYGSSIRTYSSYKTFLMSNDHVDFIVTASYTTPNAIQGPGAVLYNGSLYYNCYKSGEMCKFNLNTKDIIHVNLPNAGHSNKFPYCYYDCYDYTDIDFSVDENGIWVIYATEENYGNIVLSKINSNNLAVLQTWKTKLFKKATTNAFMVCGVLYATRFVSINEEEIFYIFDTVTNQEAKNLNIRLIKFSPNVASLHYNPVDRKLYLFNGGYMLSYGILFS; this is encoded by the exons ATGTTCCTTGAAGAAATGCAGAATGAGACTGCTCGACTTAAACAGTTTGAGGCAATGCAGAAGCAGAAGCTGTACCATCCTCTTAACTTCTGGCCGCTTCGTTGGGACCTGAAACGACTCCAGTCAGAGATTGCAAAGGTGCAGAATGTTCCCTTACCAAATACGAAGGCACTTCAAACAATCTCCTCTGAG CTGAACAATTCCTATGTCAGTGTGCTAACCTTGCAGCAGTATGACAAACATAACTTACTGAACATGAAAGACCGCTTGAAGAAAATAAAGAACCGACTGGAGAGCTTTTCTGTCTATGGCAATGTGAAGATTG GAAATTGTTCCGGAGGAATGTTACGTAACGTCACTAAGCCTTTAATAGCACAACTCAACCCCTATGGTTCGTCATACGCTTACGGAGCCTGGGGCATGGATTCAATGCCCGGAAGCCCGGAATTATACTGGGTTGTGGCACTAATGTCTTCTAATATCTATGGAAGTTCAATACGAACTTACTCTTCTTACAAAACCTTTCTCATGTCAAACGATCACGTAGATTTTATAGTGACAGCATCGTACACCACACCCAATGCGATCCAGGGCCCTGGTGCTGTGCTTTATAATGGTTCTTTGTATTATAACTGTTATAAGTCTGGAGAAATGTGCAAATTTAATTTAAACACAAAGGATATAATTCATGTGAACCTACCCAATGCTGGTCATTCAAACAAATTCCCTTACTGTTACTATGATTGTTATGATTACACAGATATAGATTTCTCAGTGGACGAAAATGGAATCTGGGTTATTTATGCCACTGAAGAGAATTACGGTAATATTGTACTGAGTAAAATAAACAGCAATAATTTGGCTGTATTACAGACCTGGAAAACGAAGCTCTTCAAGAAAGCAACAACCAATGCCTTTATGGTTTGTGGGGTACTTTATGCCACGCGATTTGTTAGCATAAATGAGGAGGAGATATTTTATATATTTGACACCgtcactaatcaagaagctaaaaATCTCAATATCCGCCTTATCAAATTCTCTCCAAATGTGGCAAGCCTTCATTACAACCCAGTCGATAGGAAGCTCTATCTTTTTAATGGTGGCTACATGTTATCCTATGGTATCTTGTTTTCCTAA
- the LOC144594808 gene encoding olfactomedin-4-like isoform X2, with the protein MITAIESKIQMFLEEMQNETARLKQFEAMQKQKLYHPLNFWPLRWDLKRLQSEIAKVQNVPLPNTKALQTISSELNNSYVSVLTLQQYDKHNLLNMKDRLKKIKNRLESFSVYGNVKIGNCSGGMLRNVTKPLIAQLNPYGSSYAYGAWGMDSMPGSPELYWVVALMSSNIYGSSIRTYSSYKTFLMSNDHVDFIVTASYTTPNAIQGPGAVLYNGSLYYNCYKSGEMCKFNLNTKDIIHVNLPNAGHSNKFPYCYYDCYDYTDIDFSVDENGIWVIYATEENYGNIVLSKINSNNLAVLQTWKTKLFKKATTNAFMVCGVLYATRFVSINEEEIFYIFDTVTNQEAKNLNIRLIKFSPNVASLHYNPVDRKLYLFNGGYMLSYGILFS; encoded by the exons ATAACAGCGATTGAATCCAAGATCCAAATGTTCCTTGAAGAAATGCAGAATGAGACTGCTCGACTTAAACAGTTTGAGGCAATGCAGAAGCAGAAGCTGTACCATCCTCTTAACTTCTGGCCGCTTCGTTGGGACCTGAAACGACTCCAGTCAGAGATTGCAAAGGTGCAGAATGTTCCCTTACCAAATACGAAGGCACTTCAAACAATCTCCTCTGAG CTGAACAATTCCTATGTCAGTGTGCTAACCTTGCAGCAGTATGACAAACATAACTTACTGAACATGAAAGACCGCTTGAAGAAAATAAAGAACCGACTGGAGAGCTTTTCTGTCTATGGCAATGTGAAGATTG GAAATTGTTCCGGAGGAATGTTACGTAACGTCACTAAGCCTTTAATAGCACAACTCAACCCCTATGGTTCGTCATACGCTTACGGAGCCTGGGGCATGGATTCAATGCCCGGAAGCCCGGAATTATACTGGGTTGTGGCACTAATGTCTTCTAATATCTATGGAAGTTCAATACGAACTTACTCTTCTTACAAAACCTTTCTCATGTCAAACGATCACGTAGATTTTATAGTGACAGCATCGTACACCACACCCAATGCGATCCAGGGCCCTGGTGCTGTGCTTTATAATGGTTCTTTGTATTATAACTGTTATAAGTCTGGAGAAATGTGCAAATTTAATTTAAACACAAAGGATATAATTCATGTGAACCTACCCAATGCTGGTCATTCAAACAAATTCCCTTACTGTTACTATGATTGTTATGATTACACAGATATAGATTTCTCAGTGGACGAAAATGGAATCTGGGTTATTTATGCCACTGAAGAGAATTACGGTAATATTGTACTGAGTAAAATAAACAGCAATAATTTGGCTGTATTACAGACCTGGAAAACGAAGCTCTTCAAGAAAGCAACAACCAATGCCTTTATGGTTTGTGGGGTACTTTATGCCACGCGATTTGTTAGCATAAATGAGGAGGAGATATTTTATATATTTGACACCgtcactaatcaagaagctaaaaATCTCAATATCCGCCTTATCAAATTCTCTCCAAATGTGGCAAGCCTTCATTACAACCCAGTCGATAGGAAGCTCTATCTTTTTAATGGTGGCTACATGTTATCCTATGGTATCTTGTTTTCCTAA